A genomic stretch from ANME-2 cluster archaeon includes:
- a CDS encoding nucleotidyltransferase family protein, which yields MNEQIIEIRGKILNALKQNDVKRASLFGSVVRGELTDESDIDILIEFKERKSLLDLVGLKLELEEMLKRKVDVLTYNSLHPLLKDRILREQEVIL from the coding sequence ATGAATGAACAAATAATCGAAATAAGAGGGAAAATTCTCAATGCACTCAAACAGAATGACGTTAAACGTGCATCCCTTTTTGGTTCTGTTGTAAGAGGAGAATTGACTGATGAAAGCGACATAGATATTCTCATTGAATTCAAAGAGAGAAAAAGCCTGCTTGACCTTGTAGGCTTAAAATTAGAACTCGAAGAGATGCTGAAAAGGAAGGTTGATGTTCTTACATACAATTCTCTGCATCCTCTTTTAAAGGACAGGATACTTCGCGAACAGGAAGTGATACTATGA